Proteins found in one Oryza glaberrima chromosome 4, OglaRS2, whole genome shotgun sequence genomic segment:
- the LOC127771929 gene encoding uncharacterized protein LOC127771929: protein MANPHRYPLLHAPHGDLDVDPQQILAGNAQRIFLADFNANDNIDYTIIENPTEVEIRGTPYMTLRRSYTSSFERREYFPRAAGQKIVHYGPNDHPYRKDMALAQEAGDLLADDIDGDSEAAANGRDQLAGDVWAYEPP from the exons ATGGCCAATCCTCACCGCTACCCGCTTTTGCATGCTCCCCATGGAGACTTAGATGTAGACCCTCAGCAGATATTGGCTGGGAATGCTC AACGGATTTTCTTGGCAGACTTTAACGCCAATGATAACATCGATTATACAATAATCGAAAATCCTACCGAAGTCGAG ATTCGGGGCACGCCGTACATGACGCTGCGCAGGTCCTACACCTCATCCTTCGAGAGGAGGGAGTACTTCCCACG TGCTGCTGGACAGAAGATTGTCCACTATGGTCCCAACGACCATCCATATCGCAAGGATATGGCGCTTGCTCAGGAGGCCGGAGACCTTTTGGCGGACGACATTGATGGTGACAGCGAAGCTGCTGCGAACGGCCGAGATCAGCTGGCAGGTGACGTCTGGGCTTATGAGCCCCCATAA